Below is a window of Longimicrobium sp. DNA.
TGGGCTCCGGTACGTCCGATGCCAGCGGCTGCGAAGAATCAGAGCACCCCGCCGCGACTGCGGCGAGGCCCAGGAAGACGAGCAATTTCTTCATTTCTTCCCCGAGAAAACCTGGTGTTCAGGAGATGCCGAATTGCGGCGCGTTTAGATACTAAGTATAAACTGGTCAACGACTTACGTCAATAGGACGGGAAAGGTGCCTGTGGTCGTCCGCCTCTCGTCGGCGCACCGCGTTTTTTCGGACTTTTCCTCGCGCGGCGCCTGGGGTCCTGGTCCCACGACGGACCGTGCAGGTCTCCCCAGGCCGCGCTTCCGACGGTCCCAAACGGGCTCTCCAGGCATATGCTTGACATGTCATCTATCGTCATGTATACTACACTCCATGAACGAGACCACCAGCGCGGTCCAGCGCGAGATCCGGCAGACGCGGCCCTTCCACTCGCGGGCGCAGGAGGCGACTATCGCGATCCTGCGGACGGCCGACGTGCTGCGGCGGCGCCTGGGGGCGGTGATCGAGCCGCACGGCATCACGCTGCAGCAGTTCAACGTGCTGCGCATCCTGCGCGGGGCGCAGGGGAAGCCGATGCCCACGCTGGAGATCGGCGGGCGGCTCATCGAGCAGACGCCGGGGATCACGCGCCTGCTGGACCGGCTGGAGGAGAAGGAGCTGGTGCGCCGCGCCCGCTGCACCGAGGACCGGCGCCAGGTGCACTGCTTCATCACCCCCGCCGGCCTGGAGCTGCTCGACCACCTGGAGGCGCCGATGGCCGAGGGCGACGACCTGCCCGGCCGGGTGCTCGGTGACGAGGAGCTGGCGAGGCTGATCGACTACCTCGACCGGATCCGGGACGCGGAGTAGCCGCCCGGACTTCGTTTTGCCTGAATGCTTGACTGGTAAACAAACGTGTGACGGAGTTTCTCTGCGTCTGAAGGACGCGCTTTCAACCGGTCGGACGACGACCCTTGTGATGGAGGACGAGATGGCGAACACGCAGACGCTGGCCGCGAC
It encodes the following:
- a CDS encoding MarR family transcriptional regulator, which translates into the protein MNETTSAVQREIRQTRPFHSRAQEATIAILRTADVLRRRLGAVIEPHGITLQQFNVLRILRGAQGKPMPTLEIGGRLIEQTPGITRLLDRLEEKELVRRARCTEDRRQVHCFITPAGLELLDHLEAPMAEGDDLPGRVLGDEELARLIDYLDRIRDAE